The genomic interval AAGTTAAATCAAGTTTCAATATCCCAAAAGTGGTTTAACATGTAATAGCCAGACTGGACATACAGTTGTAGATATGATTTAAATCTAGTCAAAAAGAAAATTCTTCATGAAACTAGGGTTGCGGAGCAGCACTGAGTGGCTCCGAGCACTTGCGAACTCAGGACTTAATGGGTAGCCAGAGAGGGCGTCAGGGAAATTTTGATGCCGATTGGACAATGCATGGTGGCATCAAAAATAACTTCCTGTTCCATGGcaaaacagtaggtggcgctatgaccctgagttaatattgacatatggagctgttcaggccTGGACTCTCCTTTGACGAAGGATCAACCTTCCCTacacctcaatgtttacataTTTTGAAGAAATGTCCGAATTCTGAGCATGGGCGTATGACTTGTCTGAGCTCATTTAAACTGTATGTTGTCAAGCACAACACAGATCTGTGCGTggttgataaaaataaaaagatcttttctgtttttctgtttttcaggtgGAGGGTAAGGAGGCTCCTGGTCCTCTCTTTGACTTTGGACTTCTCATGTTTCACTGTGGAAGGACACTGTTCGAAAACAAGAGTGGACCCTTTTTCTACctatcaaaagtaaaaaacactctcacgcacatacacaaacacacacactaatatatGTATGGATGATTTTAGTAATTTGAATGTCATCAACTGTTTCTTGTTTCAGATAGAGAGCTTCATGGAGGCCAGACTATGGAACAAGATATTTGTTTGGACGCAACACAAGGTCTGCACACATCAAATTTCCACGAAAATACTAACTTTTGTTTGACATAACCAAATTTGATTCAGTTATAGTTACTTAATGTTTACGTACAGTTTATACACATATTGTGGTGTAACCTGCTGTTCAGCTTTTCTGTCAATACGTTAAAACAGCTCAGAAAGGGCCTCTATGTTTCAAAAGtgaagaggaaaaaggaaagaaagcaCACACGTTAGCTGTTCGACATCTTCCATCTGTCAGACAGGTAGACGCGTGGCCACAGAAGGCTCACAGTATTAGAGTCTCTATGAAAAAAGAATCTGCAACCTTTTTCCCAGAATGGGTAATACTCACTCTGTATTAGGGATTCTCACCATCTAGTCCTATATGtgctaaaataataatatgttaGTGTTAATATTAACAGTTGTGTTATAATATTTTGAGAGAAAAGTAAATGGAGAGCATTTATAAAATATAGTCCCGGTATCTAGTCTTTACAACTAGACAAGTTATTTAACACCATCAGTCACTTTCACCCGTTGATGCATACGTTCATGTAGTTATTTTACGTGTAGcgcttctctttccctcctacataccattcacacactgacagcacAGTCATTCAGGGTGTTTTCCCCAAGGCAGTGCAACATGCTGACTGGGTgagctggggattgaaccattTAGTGGACAATCCAACCTACTACCTGAGCTACAATTCAtaatgaaatgagaaaaaaaatgtttgacagCAGTCTGGTGCTTTTTGTTTCAAGTGAGGGATCACACAGACCTGAAGTTATAAGTTTATCAATCACTAGAAAATTGTGTAGCGGGAAATAATTTACAGCATAGACAGCTGCTTGACTCTTGAAATGGGGAGGCAGCCAGAGTTAACTGAGTGAATGTCCGTGCTCTTCTTGTACTGTGCTTGTAACAGATAAAAAAACTGAGTCCATCCCAGATGCCTCTAACACATGTTGTCAAGTGAGGGGGTCACTGGTCTGATTTATCCTGCAGGCACAGATCAGAGCTttaaacatacaaatacatgtttatttgcaAAAAGAAAAGGTTACTGTATAGTTGTCCTCctaatacagtataatatgtTTTGGGTTAAACATTTAACTCTAAAATATATAtggctttttaaaactttattctcaGATTATAATTATGTTCCCTAGTAGTCCCTATGTATTTCCCTTTACATGAGCTTAATCATACACTTAGGATTCAGACTCTCTTTGGTGCTTGTGCATCTTGCATCACATGCTATTAAAGCTGATCTAGCATCATGTAGGTCACCTGTAGCAATGTAATGATTCTATTTTTAAATGGCCTTTTCATTAGATATGTTTGACAAGTTTATATAAttctgtttttagatttttagactttttaaCAATTATGAATACCGTAATTATCATATTGGTAGTTgcgtaaaaaatatatatgccTCATGTGTATTTTGGTGAATAAGTGAataggtgtgtgtatctgtgtgtgtgtgtgtgtgtgtgtgtgtgtgtgtgtgtgtgtgtgtgtgtgtgtgtgtgtgtgtgtgtgtgtgtgtgtgtgtgtgtgtgtgtgtgtgtgtgtgtgtgtgtgtgcgtgtgtgtagctTGGCCTTCCCATTGGCAGCATAAAGGCAACAGTGCTAattgaaaacatattagcaGCCTTTGAGATGGAGGAGATTCTTTATGAGCTGCGAGACCACTCAGCAGGACTCAACTGTGGTGTCTGGGATTATTCAGCCTCCGTTGTCAATAAGTTTGGTGAGACAAacattctgtcattttagcAGTATTTTAGtaataaacaaacaggaaacatatTAGGCCATGTCTTTCTGACTGAAGTCAAGTGGTTGTATGTCTTTCCTCCAGGTCACCGACTGGCCTTCTTGCTGCCTGACCGCAGTAAATACGTCAACATTGAGACGCGCTTCCTGCGTAGCTATATGGACCTGCTGATCCAGACATGTCATCGGCGGGGAGCACTGGCCACAGGAGGCATGTCTGCTCTCCTCCTACCTCAGGACCCACTCTCTGAGTCCCACAGGACAGTGTTGGCTACTGTCACCAGGCATgaactgttcacacacatacatgtccATAAAAAGAATGTTAAAATCATTGCAGTGGAGAAATGCAAATGTTCTGATAAATGAACTGTGGCTGTCAAAGTTTGCACATGGCCATTATCTGCACCGACATAGTACGTATATTGGTATCACCAATCTATATTTACATTAGTATATTATTGACAGATGATATCTTCATAGTGCCTGGTTTTTCGAGTAAAATATGTTAACCTGacagttttttccccacaaTTTAGACTGAAGCTGATAGAGATCAAGGCAGGTGTGGATGGTTTCATGGTTTATGATCTGAACCTGATAGAGCCCATGCAGACAGTAAGTTCAGGATAAGAAAACATATAAAGCCGcatagaaacacagagaaaccagAAAAAGTGCCTCCCATTTCTCTTGATCATCTTTGAGATGCTTCTAAACCTTGACTGGGATCAGCTGTGGTTTAATTCACCAGACTGGAAATTATATGGGAAGACACACACCTATAAGGTATTGCAGCTGACTGATATATGCTATCAGATAAAACACCAAGCCTGCTGCTTTGAAGGTGGACTCCATAAATGTAAATCTTAAATCTTACACTGAGCAAGTAGGGTCTAATCAGCCTGACCAATAATCAGTAAAATCATCTATCCAGTAATCTGATTACAGatacaatacatttatttcaaattaaccCATTTTAACTCCTGATGCagctgcctctccctctctgcaacACACTGATCTGGGCTTAATGCCAGAGTATCTGATCAGATGCCTCTCCTTAGTGCAAGAAAAAATAACACCTAAAGGTCTTGGCTAGCGTCATGGCAGAGAAGAATTGCAACAGCAAAAGAAAATCCCCATATACAGGTGTGAAAAGGTAAAGCTAAGTATTGAGTAAATGGTtgggatataaaaaaaaaactttaagtAAATTCAGTTTTCACTTTGTTGCTATGGGGCATTGCATTTAGATTGAttatgagagaaaatatttcAGCATAAGACTGCAACATAGAGAAAACTTCTGAAGGTCTGAATGTATGTTAATGGTAATTCTTCACCTCGTCCAGCTCTTCAAACTTCACACTGACGGTGATAATCAACTCCACCAGCTTCgaaatgatgtcactgtgactCCTGATGATCTACTCTCCATACCTTTAGTGAGTCAATCTGAACTGAATTCTGGGATAACTGAATCTTTTACTTTCTGTAGATGTTATTCATAGGAAATAAAAATCCCATTAGAAAACATATTGACCAAGAAAATCAAAACCCACCATACATACTAAAGCCATGACCTACATCTCAGACTTTGATAggatgaaaatgtaataatgacAGATTGTTTTATGTTAAACAACCTGATATGGTTGATAAGTCTCCATTAACAaagtagtgtgtctgtgttccttTAGGGAGGAATCACCCTTGATGGTTTGAAGTATAACATTGCAGTCGGAGTACTCTTTATTAATGCTTGGCTCTCGGGTTAGTATATAAACATCTTCTAGTTCTCATATTCAGTAGCAGACAAGATGAATAGGGATGTCATAGTTATTGTGCTCTGTTTCCTGTAGGTGAAGGTGTATTTTTCTACAGAGGCAGTGTCGAAGATTCAGCCACAGCAGAGATTTCCAGATCCCAGGTGGGTTTAGTCCACAGAGGAGATTCTTTCTAAATATATCTTTGTTCATCAGAGCAATCAAATGTTGGGTTTCAACTCAACGGTGCACTCTCTAACTTTATCAACATACCCATAAGCATCACTGTAGTTATAACttacaaattaaaatgcatCTACTTCGATCCtatataaaaaattatatattttgttacaaatatttattaataaaaataaaaatatattcatattttattaacatAAATGTCATACTTCATCTTATGACTTGTAACATCTGGCTCTGGATCCACGTATGCATCATAATTCATATGAAGTGATGTTGTATATGCCTAAAAAAAATCCACTGAAATCTTACCTGGAAGTAAAATACTGTCTCGATGCAAAATGTGTAGGCAGGAGTATTTTGGAAATAAGGGGTTTATTTACCAAAAGCGAGTAATTGCATTTTTGGCCCATAAATATGGTCCAAGAGAACGACATGTTGATTGAGActcttggcttcacttttggggtcAGCTGTTATGTCGTTCATCATCATACAGTCTGAGGGGTAAACCCCCCCACTGACAGTGAACAAGTGGACTTTCCTGGATTGTTGCAGTTTATCGCTTGTTCGCGTTCCTGTCTGTCCCACACTTAAtaggtgtatgtgtgttggtACAATGTGCTGAGTTCAGTCATGCAGCTCTAAGCACATTCTTAGCGGGCCTCTGTAGATAGGGTGGCTGACATTGTAAGCTGACATTGTGCTGTGCTGCGTGAAGCCCCTAGACTGCATCAAAATATGATGTTTCTGGTTTAACAGCACAGTAGTAGGGAGCCCGTCTGATGACctgtgagaaaaaaacattattaagcCGTATGAATGAGATATGATCAGTTCATTACTAACAAGACCTTTTAAACTGAAAAAGCCACTTGGATGAGAGATGACATTTTTCACATCATCACATGAAATAACCTCTATAATGAGCTTTGGTTTGAAACACTGTCTGCggacacactgtggtggaaacaCTTGCAATTAAAAGTCAAAAAAACATAAGGCTCTATTTTTggcttttattattttgttcccATGACTTAATAACTTGTGGATGTGACTTAAATGCCTGTTCCAGTGGGTTTTTATGTTGTGGCCAGTAGTAGTAAGCAGGTGATTTGTGTTTAAGTGTCTCTGAAAGATATGAGATTGTGGAAAAGCTATGAAGtcacagggcggctgtggctgaggggtagagcggttgtcTTCCAACCTGGAGGTCGGCAGTTCCCTATCTatatgccgaagtgtccttgggcaagatgctgaaccctgaaggGCCCCCCAttaaacaacaaagtgctgctcatagatgcactgtatgaatgtgtgtgtgaatgggtgaatgtgaaactgtactgtaaagagctttgagtggtcatcaagactagaaaagcgctttataaatactAAACCATTTACTTGGCTGTCATGTTTACCTCACTGCTGATTCAAACTGATTAAAAGCCTGTCACAGTGCAGAATTAACATTTTGTCCAATGTGATAGAGGCTTTAAAGATCTAGATCAGTTGTATACCACAGCAGCACGTGGACGTCCAATGCACCAGAATGTGTAAGTTTAATTGTACTAAAGCATGTGTCGACCACCATCATTAAGCTGCAGCAACATTATAATactttgtgatgtgtgtgtgtgtgtgtgtcaggtgtggcAGTGGATCCGTCATCACTCTCAGTTGGAGGATGACAGCAGGGTGGTGAGCAGGCAGCTGGTGACTGACTTCTTAAAGGAGGTCATGGTGGAGCTCAGCAGTC from Limanda limanda chromosome 10, fLimLim1.1, whole genome shotgun sequence carries:
- the ugl gene encoding malate synthase-like — protein: MSGSVNIEVSPPTPGLEAEYETLFTTDSLLFLHELISTFDEEVNQCLWLRVARKANLELSGDQPGFLEDTIHIRGDPTWRVLPVPPRLQRRHVDIGDCAPCNSQCFVKALKSPAQGIQVDFDDGNCPTYYNQIKGIHNVFKAVHNQFPDVPHISQAPVLMLRPRAWNMVEHNMMVEGKEAPGPLFDFGLLMFHCGRTLFENKSGPFFYLSKIESFMEARLWNKIFVWTQHKLGLPIGSIKATVLIENILAAFEMEEILYELRDHSAGLNCGVWDYSASVVNKFGHRLAFLLPDRSKYVNIETRFLRSYMDLLIQTCHRRGALATGGMSALLLPQDPLSESHRTVLATVTRLKLIEIKAGVDGFMVYDLNLIEPMQTLFKLHTDGDNQLHQLRNDVTVTPDDLLSIPLGGITLDGLKYNIAVGVLFINAWLSGEGVFFYRGSVEDSATAEISRSQVWQWIRHHSQLEDDSRVVSRQLVTDFLKEVMVELSSLCHSFRDKQRLLTAAEMFLEMVLKRDFPEFITTYLNEDHTFLSCQSTRQAEAQDKHVHRSNL